gtaataatgacaattacaagaatactgaatgaacacttattttaacttaatataatacatcaataaaatcaatttagcctcaaataaataatgttcaatttggtttaaataatgcaaaaacaaaagtgttggagaagaaagtaaaagtgcaatatgtgccatgtaagaaagctaacgttaaagttccttgctcagaacatatgaaagctggtggttccttttaacatgagtcttcaatattcccaggtaagaagttttaggttgtagttattataggaattataggactatttctctctatacgatttgtatttcatatacctttgactattggatgttcttataggcactttagtattgccagtgtaacagtatagcttccatccctctcctcgctcctacctgggctcgaaccaggaacacattgacaacaaccaccctcgaagcagcgttacccatgcagagcaaggggaacaactactccaagtctcagagcgagtgacgtttgaaatgctattagcacgcaccccgctaactagctagccatttcacatcggttacaccagcctaatctcaggagttgataggcttgaaagtcataaacagcagagctgctggcaaaacgcacaaaagtgctgtttgaatgaatgcttacgagcctgctggtgcctaccatcgctcagtcagactgctctatcaaatcatagacttaattataacataataacacaaagaaatacgagccttaggtcattaatatgtttgaatccggaaactatcatctcgaaaacaaaacatttattctttcagtgaaatacggaaccgttccgtatctaacgagtggcatccataagtctaaatattcctgttacattgcacaaccttcaatgttgtgtcataattacgtaaaattctggcaaattagttcgcaatgagccaggcggcccaaactgttgcatataccctgactctgcgtgcaatgaacgcaagagaagtgacacaatttcacctggttaatattgcctgctaacctggatttcttttagctaaatatgcaggtttaaaaatatatacttctgtgtattgattttaagaaaggcattgatgtttatggttaggtacacgttggagcaacgacagtcctttttcgcgaatgcgcaccgcatcgattatatgcaacgcaggacacgctagataaactagtaatatcatcaaccatgtgtagttataactagtgattatgattgattgattgtttttttataagatacatttaatgctagctagcaacttaccttggcttcttactgcatttgcgtaacaggcgggctcctcgtgaggtaggtggttagagtgttggactagttaaccgtaaggttgcaagattgaatccctgagctgacaaggtaaaaatgtgtcgttctgcccctgaacaaggcagttaacccaccgttcctaggccgtcattgaaaataagaatgtgatcttaactgatttgcctagttaaataaaaggtgtaaaaaaaatatatataataaaataaataaattcggcaaaatcggtgtccaaaattacagatttccgattgttatgaaaacttgaaatcggccctaattaatcggccattccaattaatccGTCGACCTCTAATAGAGATACCTGTAAAGTTCCCCAAGGTTCCCATGTTATTCTCAAACACAATATCCCTTTTCATCTCTAAGCAGATGATACTCAACTCTGAAGGATTGTGGTTAGTTAGTGTTGGCCCCTTGGGACCAGAAGGTTTGTGGTTAGTTAGTGTTGGCCCCTTGGGACCAGAAGGTTTGTGGTTAGTTAGTGTTGGCCCCTTGGGACCAGAAGGTTTGTGGTTAGTTAGTGTTGGCCCCTTGGAACCAGAAGGTTTGGGACCATTCCCGGATAACCCCCCAAACTCCTCAGAGTGTACTCACTGCCTCCGTGTTTCCATTGTCCGTGAAGTATTTGTACCAGCTCCAGAAGTCTGAGTGTTGCTTGTACCAGCTGATGTTTCTACGGTTACGGACAAGCCTCCTTGCCGATGCCATGGCAACCGCTGTCTCTTCAGTGGCATCCCCTACTGGCCAGACATCAAGCATCAAACATTGTTGTGTATGTAAAGTATGTTTGTTAGGTAGTTGTGCATTTACCATGTCCATTGAGCTTCTGAAACACCGGCCATGCCGACAGGAATTCTGAGAAGACAGACACAGTGTCAGAGCTAGATGTTGCCAGCATCAGCAGCAGAGACCAGAACATGCTTACATATACTACTAAGTACCTTTCCCCACGGCAAGTGTAATATACAGGTGGAAATGTTCGGTGTCTACGGCTCTTTGTAGATTTTATAGGTGAGCATGTAACAGTGGACCCCAACTGGGCTAGCTACCTTacagagctctgtgtgtgtgtgtgtgtgtgtgtgagagagaaagagagagaaacagtagacACAGCTTTGCATGCTCTTTCATCTCCACAGGGAAAATGGTGCTAACAGTTTTTAGAGGGAAGGGCAGcgtggggtggaggtagagagagaagagatgaaaagaggaggaaagagggatggaggaagagaaggagagagagatgcatggatgatggatggagggaggtgtgtgtggtgtTGGGGTAAATGTTGCGGTCTCAGTGTATCCGCTGTATTATATTTAATGAGCCAGTAAAAGACCGGAACATCTGGAAACAACAGTCTTTacgggacaggggggggggggggggaggagagggtgagcaggagggaggaggaagcgGGACTCTGATGCTGACAGGTAATAATCTTTTACAAGTGCCGGAACGATGAAAgaattccctccctctcctccccctcctccatccctgtaaATACATgacgggttaaggttaggattatggGTCTGTTGAGAGACCGTTTCAGAGGAAAGAGGAGATTGGCTAAAGACTCCCCTGAGGGGAACTGTCATGTCAACACAGAACCAGCTGGTCTGGAGGCAGTTATCCGAGGCACTTATCCGAGGCACTTCCATACGGTAAGGTTATAATAGAGGTTATTACAACAGGTAATAATTAGAGGCAGACAGAGACTGTTGTGAGTTTTAGTTAGGGTTAGAACAATGTTTCTGAATCTGTTCCTTGGTTACCCTCAGGACTGGACATTTTAGTTCCAGCCCAGCAATAACAGACCTGATTCAACTAGTCAAGGGCTTACGAATAGGCAAGGAGAGGAGGACTACGGTAGGAGAGGATCAATATTCACAAAGTCCATCCATCAGAAACCCCTATGTCTGCTTGAGCGTGAATGCATGCGTGACTCACCAGGCAGCAGTATGGTGGCCAGCAGAGCAGCAGTGAACACACCAGAGAACGACgttctgctccttccagccaTGGCCTCCTCTCCTACGGACAATTTCAGGTAAATACCAGTGGAAACAGTTTACTGTCAAATAAAGTGTTTCCTATACCCATGCCATTCCAAACCAAGACTAGTGAATGCTGTGGAAGACAGTTAGTACCCTCATCCTGCTAAAGCACTTCTAGTTGTCTTGTTTCCCATAAGAAAAAATGATAAATGTTTCCAGTCTACATCCACCAGTGGGTCTGCTTCCACCTGTCTAAACTGCTTCCTCAGAGGGTCTTCTGTCTGAGTCTCATCAGGGGGTTTAGGCTGCTCTGCTGGTTGATTCTCCTACACAGGCTACAGGTGTTTCAGAGCACTCAAACCTGACCTTAAAGTGGACTTAAACCAAACCTTGATGTTGTCTTACCTGTAGTTGTGTGTAGTGGAGTCTCTGTTGGATCTTGAGGAGAGGCTGTATCAGACGAAGCCCACTGGCCGGTTCAGAGGCTGGATGTTTAAGTGTGTATGTGAGGCTCCTGGTGCACCCTGTCCATCTGGCTCTACTGACAGACTGTGCCCCCTAAAATGGTTAGGTCTGGTTTTAAACAGACCTCTAATAATTAACACACACAAACCTTTCCAGGAGATCGAGGGGCACTGCTACCAGAGCTGCTATTGGCTGCTGCCAGCTCAACCACCCGACCAATCAGAGACTCCAtaattacagagaaagagagagaaagagagagaaagagagagagagaaagagagagcaaaaacagagagggagacaaggaAATAGAGGGGAAATAATGAAGGGGGAAAGGAGGGTAAAGGCGCCACATAAGCACTTCCCAGAACCCATTTTGTAGGAAGGAGACCCAGAACCCATTTTGTAGGAGGAAGGCCCAGAACCCTGCCTGCTAGCTGGTGTTAGACAGCCCTGTTGGCACGCTGACAGCTGGTCTGCTCATCAGTCACTTCAGGTGCTCGTTTCCTCATTAGTTCTACTGTTCAGACACATCTGCCCTGTAACAGAGGGTTTACACACACAGGTCCTGCATCCGTACAGTGGCTCTTGAGCAACGTCCCTGTAAGATGCAATAGCACCCAAACCGAACAGGTAATGGTTTCGGACTCACCAAACACTCCAGCTAGGTCACAGCCACACAGAGATGGATAGAAATCTATGCATTTGTCACCTGTGTGTTTTGTATCCAACGTTTTATGGTGCtacagtgtgcactaatgaatacaacccggACCATTGCCAAATGTGACAACCCCTTTGACACCGTCTACATGATTTATGAAGCTACAAAAGGCCTTAAAAAAAGCTTTTAGAGCTGCTGTCCAGTAGCCATCAACATACTGGTCATGTTAACTAGGGATGTCCTATATAGTTCTTCTAGGTATGAGTGTGCATGTGATATTATGGAGTATGTAATTATTAGTCCACTAACAGGTGTTTTTCAGCGCCTAAAGACCTGCCTGCTGCAGCACATTGAGGCAGGACCACTCTAAACGCACACTGATCATTTAGCTCAGCTATGGAATGTATGGGATCCACAGAattcacacacacatctgctTTTTAAAAGAGCCTTTATTTTTTAACAAACACAGTGGCAGTGGGGGGGGTCTTCATTCACTGCAGGTCCTCATCATCAAACAAATCCTCGAAGTCTGAGacaaacagatagagagacacagagagaccgagtgagaaacagagagagagagagagagagagagagagagagacagagagagacagagacagacagacagaaagaaacagagacagacagagagagacagaaacagagacagaaacagacagaaacagagacagacagagagaaacggaaacagacagagagagacagacagagagacagagaaacagagacagacagagagagacagagacagacagagagagagagagacagacagagacagacagagagagacagagacagacagagacagagacagacagagacagacagagagagacagagagagacagagacagacagagacagacagacagacagagagagacagagagagagagagagacagagagagagagagagacagacagagaaacaaagacagacagagaaacaaagacagacagagaaacagagacagacagagaaacagagacagacagagaaacagagacagacagagaaacagagacagacagagaaacagagacagacagagacagtcaaagaaacagacagagagagacagagacagagacagacagaaacagagacagacagacagacagagacacagagagaaagagagacagacagacgacagacagagaaacagaaacagagacagacagagagacgacagacagagaaacagaaacagagacagacagagagacgacagagacagagaaacagaaacagagacagacagagagacgacagagacagagaaacagaaacagagacagacagagagacgacagagacagagaaacagaaacagagacagacagagagacgacagagacagagaaacagaaacagagacagacagagagacgacagacagagaaacagaaacagagacagacagagagacgacagacagagaaacagaaacagagacagacagagagacaacagacagagaaacagaaacagaaacagagaaacagaaacagagacagacagagagacgacagacagagaaacagaaacagagacagagaaacagacagcgagaccgagacagacagagagacgacagacagaaacagatacagacagagacagagagaaacagagacagacagacagagagaaacagagagacagagagaaacagagacagagaaagacagagacagacagagacagagacagagagaaacagatacagacagagacagagagaaacagagacagacagacagagagaaacagagagacagagagaaacagagacagagaaagacagagacagagacagacagaaacagagacagagagaaacagatacagacagagagaaacagaaacagagaaagacagacagacagacagacagacagacagacagacagacagacagacagacagacagacagagacacagacagacagacagaaaggataGGTCAGTGAGTTTCTGATTTGATTGACAGCTCCTATCTGCTGACACTTAGACGACTGACATGATAGGCATGCTGAAGTTTGAAAACATCCTAAAATAGTTGTCCAGTATGCAGTATGATTCATAACAGATCATGCAGTAGTACCATATGTTAGTATCTGGTATGTAGTATCTGGGCTCTCAGGACTTGAGGTTCTAGGAGAGGTTTGGTGTTATCAGATGTGAGTGCTGCTTTAGGGGAGCTACAACCACTCAAGGACACAATCCCAGACATTACAGAAACACAGAGAATGTGTTTTTCTgctgggtgtgcgtgtgtgataCGTGGTGTATGTGTTCAAAGTGGCAGGCTGGCTAAGTGTCCTGCTGAGTTTCAGTCTAACAGGAACCATAAACCCCTttatcatccccctctcctccttgtcctcctccccctctcctctcctccttgtcgtcctcctcctctacctgtcctcctccccctctcctctcctccttgtcctcctccccctctcctctcctccttttcctcctccccctctcctccttgtcctcctccccctctcctcgctTACTTTACCATCTCATCTCCtgccattcctcctctcctctctctctactcccccacTCCTCCCATTCCCCCTTCACCTACTACTACCTCTTACATCTCCTTCTTTAAAGTTCCTCTCCTCTTTTTAATGATCAGTTTCTAGGTCATGTGCTACTGAGACAAACTGTTTGTCCTGTAGCTAACACTGCCAGATGAAAAACACATTAGCTacattgtgtggtgtgtgtctgcgtTTGTGTAAATTGAGGTTTACATGGAAAATAGATGTGTTAGTTAGTGAGATATGGCCCTGTTGGCAAAGCAAACACACAGAACTAGGGATGTAACGATTCACCAACACGCATCAGTCCCCGATTCAAATGTTTACGGATGCAAGTATATCGCAGATCCCAAACcgatccaaatgtagcatgcaATGGTCAGAAAACCGATTCAAATGTTATGAATCTCCGGTTCACATTTTTTGTGTGCACATATTACGTTATTTCTACCATCCTAAAATACCTCTAATCTTCTGTGACAACTGATGCGTCCTCTGCTTCAGTGTGGAACTGCATGTAACTGCTttgacagtcattgatctacaagtcatTTTGCATGCCAGACAACCCCAGGCAATaccagtagcctagtcaaactgcCTGCGCACTGTGTTCCACTGGCTGACCAACGCCAGGTAAGCGGCCTGTTCCTGATCTTGCACATCTGCACggcaccttcagcattcaaatgCTTAAAACAGCTTGCGTGATATCAGGCTTTATTAGTCGAGTGACAACCGTTGTCAttttctatgttattgttatCTATGCGCTGTTAAAAATTGTGTTTTACCGGAGAGAACAAAAAGAATGGGAGACAGAACTCTGACTAAACCTGTTGAACGGGGCTTAGAACCGATTTTATTTGGATTATTCAGGTTCATCAGCAATTGTTTGGATTTACACAATCAGTGTATGTTGTCATGTCactaaggtctacctacacctgttgtgtgacaaataatatttgattttcGAAAAATGTtgtctttttttatatatatatacagttgaagtcggaagtttacatacacttaggttggagtaatttttcaaccactccacaaatttcttgttaacaaactatagttttggcaagtcagttaggacatctactttgtgcatgacaagtaatttttccaacaattgtttacagacagattatttcacttaatcacaattccagtgggtcagaagtttacatcaaatcaaatttatttatatagcccttcgtacatcagctgatatctcaaagtgctgtacagaaaccaagcctaaaaccccaaacagcaagcaatgcaggtgtagaagcacggtggctaggaaaaactccctagaatacactaaattgactgtgcctttaaacagcttggaaaattccagaaaatgatgtcatggcattagaaccttctaataggctaatttacatcatatgagtcaattggaggtgtacctgtggatgtatttcaaggccaaccttcaaactcagtgcctctttgcttgacatcatgggaaaatcaaaagaaatcagccaagacctcaaaaaagaaattgtagacctccacaagtctggttcatccttgggagcaatttccaaacgcctgaaggtaccacgttcatctgtacaaaaaatagtatgcaagtacaaacaccatgggaccacgcagccatcataccgctcaggaaggagacatgttctgtctcctagagatgcgaAAATCGCACCAAAGTAAAATCAATGTCAGAACaactgcaaaggaccttgtgaagatgctggaggaaacaggtacacaagtatctataacctgaaaggccactcagcaaggaagaagccactgctccaaaaccacaataaataagccagactacggtttgcaactgcacatggggacaaacatcgtactttttggagaaatgtcctctggtctgatgaaacaaaaatagaactgtttggccataatgaccatcgttatgtttggagggaaaaggttGGATGCTTgccagccgaagaacaccatccgtgaagcacgggtgtggcaggctggcagcatcaagttgtgggggtgctttgctgcaggagggactggtgcacttcacaaaatagatggcatcatgagggggggaaatgatgtggatatattgaagcagcatctcaagacatcagtcaggaagttaaaacttggtagcgaatgggtcttccaaatggacaatgaccccaagcatacttccaaagttgtggcaaaatgacttaaggacaacaaagtcaaggtattggagtggccatcacaaagccctgacctcaatcctatagaacatttgtgggcagaactgaaaaagcgtgtgcgagaaaggagacctacaagcctgactcagttacaccagctctgtcaggaggaatgggacagaattcacccaacttattgtgggaagcttgtggaaggctacccgaaatgtttgacccaagttaaacaatttaaaggcagtgctaccaaatactaattgagtgtatgtaaacttctgaaccactgggaatgtgatgaaaaaaaaaaaagctgaaataaatcattctctactattattctgacatttcacatttttaaaataaagtggtgatccaaactgacctaagacagggaatttttactaggattaaatgtcaggaattgtcaaaaactgagtttaaattcatttggctgaggtgtatgtaaacttctgatttcaACTGTGTGTATCTACACATAGGGTGACGAGCACTTTTGCATGACCGAAACGAGAAGATCTCTCCGTAAAAACTTCCAAATGAGATCGGGGTGAAATTGTGCTATATAATTGTGCTATTGGCTATGTCATAGCTCATTTGTAAATGATAAATATTGATCCATTACTAGCTCAAACACTTAATATGCAAAAAAGACAAGTTAATGTGGGTGATGGTGATTTCAGAACCAAAGTGGGGACAAAAaacgaatctgatagtggggtggtagatgcctagtctcccttatgactcagCTCAGGTGCCTACATAGTACATGCACCATAGACATAgataatttacacacacacacacacacacacacacacacacacacacacacacacacacacacacacacacacacacacacacacacacacacacacacacacacacacacacacactctatcagCAGCAGATTTTAATTTAGAATGGGAAATTAATGTGTATCTTTCCTGTATCGTATaggagcccatgtatctagatatgTATCGAACcgtcttgaaagggaaagatgcacatccctacaCAGAACACTTTTATTAGACCCCTCCATAGTCCCATAGATCCTTGACATAGCCTCTACACAGTCTATTCGACAGGATTTCCAGCCATTCCAATTATTTGATCTATTCCAGCAGCAATACACCTGATTCAACTGGTCATCAGCACTCTATTAGATTAAATAAGGAATTCTAGTATTGGAATATAACAAATAAGTGTAATGACTGGAGTAACTCAAGAATAGGTTTGAGAAAAACGGGTCTATTCTAGCCTCCTGCGCTGCCTACCGTGTTAGTGTGTGTATCTCACCGTTAAAGAAGTCTGAGTGCACTGCTTTCTCATTTGCTGCCAGGTCCATGAGCAGACCGCTGCTGCCCCCTGCCTGAAGAACACACAAGTGTGCGCACACACAGGTACAGTTTCATAATGTTAGCCATTTATCAACGTACATAAAACACATGAGTTCAACAAGAAAAGTACAATAAATCAAAGACAGTTCGTTCAGTCTACAGACAAAAGGGTAACCgtgtaactagctaacgttaggttaAAAACAACTAACGTTATATGTGCTAACGCTACAGCTACACAACATTCTAGCCTCTGACAAAATGCAGATATATGCCTAACCTtctaaacatagctagctagctaacgttagtagtaGCAAGTTCCCAACAACTGTGTGTTGAACAAGATGACTGGATAACAGCGGGCGTTCTTTGTATCCGAGTCACTTACTGTAGGTGGCTAGATTACCGTTGGAGTTAAcatggtaacgttagctagttatgtCGGTGATTCTTTCGTGTAACCTGATGATTACTAACCTCGTCTAGATCCACATAAGGCCCGGCGCCTTCAGGGAACATCTCGTCCACCGCTGGTTTCATGATAGTTTCTGTCTTTGACAAGTTACCGTAATGAATAttaacgttagctacctagctgTTTTCTGTCAACGTGAACAAAACAAACCGGACCcttcttcttctatgatatatGGCGGTCCGAAAACAACCGTTGtaggtgcatgccgccacctactgtgctgaaGTGTGTGGTCCCATCTCTTCTGCCACACAACTATCAAAATGGCTCTGATCTTACATTTGGCCACACCACTACCCAGTGGAACATTAATATCAATTATATCTTGTTTCAAAGCGCTTTAACTATCTGGTCTACAACTTAATTCCCTTCCACAACCGAATGTGCTGGGACCCAGCAGAATCTCACTACTACACCTAGTCTCTCAATTCTATATAATAACATTAATGCCTCCAATAGTAGGTCACTCCTATTAGATTTACCAGATGATAAACTATTCACTGCTGACATGGAATTTGAGCATACTcacttcttctttaaggttggtgtattgccgccacctactgtacaggGTAGCGAAACAAAAATAACATCATACAAAATGTAACATAAATAAATAATCCCACTCCTTCAGTCACAATTCAAAACACATCCATACACAGGCTCAGGGGCCTGTGAGGACGAAGCATTAATTGACAGGATAACTTGTAATGCCTCAGCAGCACTCACAATGATGGCTATTTTCTCAGATTTTCTGTTTGCGCTGTGCGGTTGAAAACCAATGCAATAAATGCAACAAAGTCCACCTTAGCATGCAGGATGTCAGTATCCCTCTAGTGTCTCCACACCTACTAACATTATTTCTTCAACTTCACTCCTTTCTTCCACTCTTCTCACTGCCTCCGAATAGGAGACATTCTGGACAGGCCTTATTCTTGCCACCTCTGTCTCCTTCACCCGAACAGGACACTTCAGGAATTTGGGTGCATGTTCACTACCACAATTGCAGCATTTAGATTCAACTGGCATATGATACTCCTCCCGTCTACATACACTTTACACATGCATGGGTTTGGTCACATAGGCTCTCACAGGGTCTCTCACAGTGGTGGAAAACGTActcaaatgtcatacttgagaaaaagtaaagataccttaatagaaaatgactaaagtcaaagtcaaagtaaatgaaattgctaaaatatacttaagtatcaaaagtaaaagtattaatagtctcaaattccttatattatgcaaaccagacggcatAATTTGTATTGCAtgtgtaacagatgtataatgtactctccatgcgttgttTTCTCAAAAGaaatcacttcggccagtggtcccagttgagtatcatttatttctgttgttaaatgggaaacagcacgttagttgtgaagggcttaacagtattgatggctgtcgatggcaaaatctgtagcatgaagttaactgtgttagcagtggcttatgtgaccatgacatcggtgtatgctagctaacacacttatttacagcaatcatatgccaaagcacatcccagaaagaccctcaatccctaacaggtaccatatacccacacatgtataaatcagtaacgtacagaaaacttgtacacattgtaaaatagaaaatagaaaacagtattcagaacgtgacctaacccttgcatcacattttcctaCCGGGAAGACCTGatgttcgcgatctccccctatctgcaagcggggccaatcacaacacacctTGTTGtaatcagagttgaactaaccaataagaatgcttgaacattaaatacacatttctttagaggcaagtggaaacataaccaaccctgttacacatgTTTTATtgacacacaccaacactc
This region of Salvelinus alpinus chromosome 8, SLU_Salpinus.1, whole genome shotgun sequence genomic DNA includes:
- the cops9 gene encoding COP9 signalosome complex subunit 9, coding for MKPAVDEMFPEGAGPYVDLDEAGGSSGLLMDLAANEKAVHSDFFNDFEDLFDDEDLQ